The Vibrio bathopelagicus genomic sequence CCGTATTTACGGTATTGATGATAGCGTCAGCCTGATCATGCAAAATATTACCTGTCTGATAAATGATCATAGTAACCTCTAGTAATACCATTCAGGTCGAGCAAGGACCTCTGGCCAGTGTTCCTTGAATCAAAATACTAACTTCATTTGCTATAGCTTGTGTCTAACGCTAGCTTACTTATAGATACAATAACCATTGGGAGAAGGGATCTCTTTTAACTACCACTGAACTGCATAGCCTCTTGAAGCAATAACATAAATGAAGCACAGTCACCTAAATAATTGGGGTAAGCTTCTGATAGCTGTCCCATATTCTTAGTGGAGATAAGTAGAGTATTTATTCCAGAGTGGCTACGAGTCACTTTTTCCGCAGCGTTATAAACCGAAATAGCTTGGCTGTAATTGTCAAACTCCTCACTAAAGATAAGCTCCAATGAGTTTTCATCAATCATTAACAAAACATGTTCAGTTACATCATCACAACAAGCTTCAACCTTCTCAGATAAGATTCTAAAGGTTTTAAGCCTACCTAGTGCATTAATCTCGTCATTTAGCTCACGCAGCCTGATTGAGAATTGATCTTTATCTTCTTGACCTAACTCTATAGCCCCTTCAGCATCAGCTATATAACGACTCATGATCGAGAGCAGCTCTTCCCATTTAATTTGTAGGTCGTCTTTATCTTCATTGGCACTATGAGAATGAGTCTTTATCTTAGTTCCTTCCAAGATGTCCACTATTTCAACAGTGGTCGCCCAAAGGTGTTGAAGCCTAGTCCTCAATTGAGCTTCTATGTTAAAACTCTTGCCACTCGCATGATCATATCGATAAATCACATGTAAGCTTCTATAACCACAATCATTTGGTTTTTGGTTAGTGATATAATTATCAATATCTTTAATTCTAACTCGCCCTACCTTCTCTACAGTTCCTTGCAATTGAGATATTGCTAGCTCTAAAGACATCAAATCAGGGAATATCGCTCGGCATCCACCAATATCATTCATATTGGTTACACATGTTGCGTTCGCAGTGTTGCCATCAAGTGATTTACGTTGAAGCTTATCAATTATAGTTTCTAAGCGCTTTAATCGAGTTACTGGCTTAACATCTATACCGAGTTCACGACAACAACGACCAACAAGATAGGCAATAGTATTAAGAGGCTTTTCATGGGCGGCACGGAACTGCTGGATAGTGGCGGTGGCTGACTTAAGATCACCTTCTTTTTTACGAAGTCTTCTACCTGCTTTTTTCACTCCATTATTGGAATAAGAAAAGTCTTCAGCTGCACTTTCATCTACCGTACGTTCAAGGAAGTCTTGAAAGTTCAGTT encodes the following:
- a CDS encoding nucleotidyltransferase family protein; amino-acid sequence: MSNKEKSVVSFLIDDTPSAEQASKTFHDDYELNFQDFLERTVDESAAEDFSYSNNGVKKAGRRLRKKEGDLKSATATIQQFRAAHEKPLNTIAYLVGRCCRELGIDVKPVTRLKRLETIIDKLQRKSLDGNTANATCVTNMNDIGGCRAIFPDLMSLELAISQLQGTVEKVGRVRIKDIDNYITNQKPNDCGYRSLHVIYRYDHASGKSFNIEAQLRTRLQHLWATTVEIVDILEGTKIKTHSHSANEDKDDLQIKWEELLSIMSRYIADAEGAIELGQEDKDQFSIRLRELNDEINALGRLKTFRILSEKVEACCDDVTEHVLLMIDENSLELIFSEEFDNYSQAISVYNAAEKVTRSHSGINTLLISTKNMGQLSEAYPNYLGDCASFMLLLQEAMQFSGS